The sequence TGTCAAAATGTCAATTGCCTAATCATGTTGCTGGGGAAAACTATTTTCGGTTTTTTTTCACTTGGTATGGTAATGCCCACAAGATCTCACCATATACCATCCATTGTTTAACCAATCATGCAAGCTACCATACAGGTGGGTGAGATTCATTTTGCATATAcagtatttctttttctgttaagTGTagatttcaatatttttaactgATGTACCTCAATCACCGGGAGGGAAGCATTGACAGTGAGCAAAAAGGGTCTAAACTCTAAAGCGCAAAGGCCCAGATTAATTAATTGCGTGGTCCGAGTTGGTTTGGTTAAGCATTTTAAAACAGGAAGGAGACAACGTTGGGCCTCCAGTTATGGCGAGTGCCACTTGCTTGCACACCGAATCCCCGTGTATGGCTACAGCTTCTGAAGCGAGTTCAGGACAATTGGGATggttaattattaaaatatcataggagttgaaatttgaaagtgacctcattttccttttcagTTATTGTTCCCATTTTGCAAGTCAAAATCCATACCAATTGCATTTGCAGTCctcatcttttattttatattgtatatAAACGAATCTCGTtcgtaaaattttattcaagtcaaaatatttaaaaataattaacttaagACTTTCGgtacaatttcttttaatgtgAAAAGGGATTTTTCATACCGAGTATGCTAAAttgtttttgaaaattttggtAATTTATCAGCTATTTTTACCTAATTTGGGTCCATTTAGAttctaaaatttgaattagacgtttttcaatataaataaaaagttataatcCTAATCTGagcaaattataaatataaataaactttctattataataaattataatttttttaaattatctcttaaaaaaatatttttctatacaataacatttatacatataactttaaaatttatatgtcttactgtagtattaattttatttatataatatcacaaaatatttatatattttatctctttggtttatatcattttactaataaatattaaatattaagtttacaatttttttaactcaaatttttattaattcataattataaaatttatttagttttaaatatataattataaatcttttttttactGTATAACTGTTAATTACGCGTTGATGAGGTCAACAAGGACAATTTATCAAGGGTCAAAACTTTGCCATAATACCTTCAAAAGACGAAAAATGTATTGTACGATAATCATTGCTTAACGACATAAATTCAGGATTTACCAAAGCCATACATTATTAAATACAGATATCATAGTCATTTGCTTGACCAGCACCTCTTACCTTCTgtatttcttttccattttaacTCCAGGTCAGCCCGTCaagtcatttatttttatttggtttaaaagtCAATTTGCCCCCTTAATTTGTAGTCAAGGGTCGATTTACTCagcttttaacttttttatccattttacACACCAATTTGATAAAAACATTCAATTCAGtacaattttcataaaattaaaaaattgaattaagaaGCAAGTACAAATTCAGTTAAAGGACCTAATCAATAAGataaaacttaatttaatctcTAAAACGTTAtgttaaatatcaaaattaattaaaataaattattaaataatttaaataaaataatagaattaactggtaattttttattcatttgactaaattatgctaaaaataaaaaattaaagtaaaatatttatcaattaattatttttattagaaactaaaattaattattttagaaaactaaatcctattctaatttaataaaaaattaaaattacatgagttaaattttattgtttaagttaactttttattaaaaattataatttaattattttcttgttagatattattattagattatattaaaataaaaatttgataatataaattattttactacATTTAgtacataatataaaatttaaaaattaaaataaattttatttattaattaggtCCTTCCTTCACCTACTTAGCATTTGCATGATGTGTCGAATTCAATCACTCCTTTTTGTAAGAGTTTAGATTAAATTGaccatttttataaaattgacggataaaatggattaaaaaattaaaaatctgaGTAAATTAGTTATTAACTCTAAATCGAAGGGgcaaatatacttttaaaccgttttttattattatttttactgaaATACCGTTTTTATTCGGCACAAGCacttgtttcaatttttccccctatttttaatttacttgcTCCTATATTATatcatttgaagaataaatTGGATAATTTTAACATTACTAACTCTACTTCCCAACTGAACAAGAATGcttgattttcttgtttacGATTCGTCTTCCCAAAGAGAGGATTAGGAGGGGGGACAGATGAAAACTTCACCACCATTTTTTtcgaaaagaaaagaataaaaataaaaatactgtTTTGTTAATAGATGTGAAGGGGGAAGTGATACGCGGGCAGCTGGGTTAGTTAGGTGGCCAAAAGGTCACTGTCTATCTCCaacagagaaagagaaaagcatGCCTAAgtagaaatttaataaattagtatgtATGACTTGGAGGAACAGAGGAGTTCTTTGTTCAGAAATAGCCACAAATTATTACTCCTTTTTCCCTCGTAACAGTCTTGCTCGTCTTTTTAAGTCTTAAACTCTTACCacaattcaaaatcaaaaagaaacCACCACCCCCTAAAAAAAACAATATCTGGAGAGCTCTTAATCAGCTTCCAAGGAGGTGATCACTCCTTGATTACGTCTTTAGTACCGTTTCATTActgcaatttttattttttttttttgcgatttttgaaattgaattgacGAATTACTgctgttttttttcttcagaAAAGCAGTTTCTAAAAGTTTTTTAGGAAGAATTCACAATCAGGTTTATCTGACTTAAAACGTGACTGCAAGATCGCTGCAATACTGattatttaaatgatttttagCTGATTTCCTCGAGTCAACTCGTCTTCAATTGccttattaataaatatcctgtggcgattttttttttcaaagtttgatcgGATGATTTAACGTTATGagaattaaaaagtatatgaATAACGGTCtcttattaatttcaataactgaattttgtttctgttgtattttgtgttttttggaAGGTGTAATATAAACTATGTGATTTGGAAAGACTGTAGCTGGTAAATTTACCTGGTAGATATGAGGTGTAGCTGCTTTGGTTCAAAAGGGAGTGCTGCCAGGCCTAATCTTGACGCAGATGGTAAGCGTATCATTGTTCTATTCATCTCTTTATTACATAGCTTTTGGAAAAACTAGACTCCTTGCAAGAGTTCAATCCAATTGAATTTGTTATGTTTACTCACTTCTCCTGGTTGAAAAGGTGTTATAGTTGCTGCAATTCAGTTCTGTCAACTTAAAGAAACAATGCATGgcttttgaaagaaatgaaatcatgTAACAGATGGGTAGGATTTTGCAAGAGTTTAGTTGCGTGTTTCATTCCAAACAAGGTCTCAGTCCTCAATTGAGGCAGGAGATTTCTATGTTGTACAGTTTCAAGCATAATTGTTTTGTCTTTCTTAAATTACTATCTCTGTATCTAATTCTCTCAGAGTATGTTAACTTTATTGCAGTTTATTTTCATTACTCAAGCACTATTGCATGACCTGTTAACTTACAAATTCTAATATATGGATTCAGCTTCAGAGCTCAGACTGAGCAGGCTCTACGCTGCCAGCCACTTAATGATGCTCATTTGTCTTATTTTATGTGTTCCCCATTAGCTCAGTTCTTGCCAAATTTTCATTGCTGATGATAATAATGTACCTATGACtgatatttcatatatttcatGGCTATGACTGTTGCATCACAAGTTGTTCTTGATTAGGGGAGAAAGATAGATACCAAACCTAATAGATACAGTAATATATTTGTATCTGAATCAAGATGGTTCATTCACATTATCCGCTCAACAATCCTGTTCTTAATCTGTGGGGTGCTGAAGGGGGATGGTTTCCTTTCAGATCTGTAAACATATGATTGACATGGAGAGTTAAGGGATGTTTGTGCAGGAGTGCTGGTAAGGGATCAGTTTACTCTTTTTGTGGTTGTCTGAAAAGTCATTGAACCTGCAACATGGGGAGGCGTCGAGAAGCTAACCcttgattttgataatttcatgcctgttttttattttgttgtatGGTCTGTAACTTTGACTGCAATTTGGATAAAAGCTGTGTAGGTAGTTGTTGTACCTTCACTAAAGGCTGCACAAGCTTAAACTCTTTATTCTCTTGGCTTTGGGTCTTAGGGTTGGCAATGCATTCTTAGAATTTTGGCAGTGGTTTTCTGTGTTATTAATAGTTGCCGTAGGGTATATGGTGtgactttattttttctttatgcataTCTAATCCTCTATATTTTGGGTTCCAtttcacaattttttttttgttgcttttcttttctgtgtTTCTAGAGGAATTGCTTCGTGATATCAACCATTTCTCATATAATCAGTTAAGATCAGCAACAAACAACTTCCATTTGACCAATAAGATTGGACGAGGAGGCTTTGGAATTGTGTACAAGGTGCTCAGTATTTGCAAATTGGTAGCATTATGGAAATTGTTGAAAAGTTATCATTAACTGTCTGAATGCATCAAATGATCATATTTACGCATCCTTTATGCACTGAAATGACTAAATTGTAAGTTTGACAATTATTGTTGTGAGGTGATATTGCTAAAGGTCATTTAAAGGTGTAGTGACCGCTACTTCATGGTTAGTCTGgctcaaaacaaattataCCAAAATATGAAGCATAGGGATTATCCAAACTATTTACTTGAGTACCACTTTGGATTCTTACATTACTTCAAACTGTAATCGGGTGTTGATATTAAGTGACATAGTTGCCAGTGGCAGTAAGAAAGTTCTCCTCCATGCTTCTATGCAAATATAATAGGAAAAGTAATCTACAGTATCTGTGCTATGAAGTAGCTGAGGTTCTTAAATTGCTAGCATGAGTTTACTTAATCTCATTAACTTAATTGCTCTTGAAGAGCACAAACCACCATTTGAAAGAATactttctctattttctttgcGTTAAATATCTAGTTCAATTACCCTAAGCTTTCATTCATATATCACATGTAACATCATATTTTCTACTCATCTCATGTTTGCAGAagagtttaattattttagtttggCAATGTTGCTAGGGAACCCTAAAAGACGGAAGACAAATCGCTGTGAAGACACTCTCCGCTCAATCAAAGCAAGGAATGCGGGAATTTTTGAATGAGATCAATACTTTATCAAGAGTTAGGCATCCGAACCTTGTTGAACTAATAGGGTGCTGTGTTCTTGGAGCTAACAGAATTTTAGTGTATGAATATGTAGAAAATAATAGCCTTGAGCGTGCATTACTAGGTAATTTTTTCACAAGTTTTAGTTAGGCATGTGGAACTAAGATAATTCTTAACCTGGTGGGAATTGAATGTGTAGTATATTCATCTGATCTTTGCAGGTTCACAGAATACAAATACTACACTGGACTGGGGAAAAAGATCTGCAATTTGCTTCGGTATTGCCAAGGGCCTTGCTTTCCTGCATGAAGAACTCGTGCCACATATCGTGCACAGAGACATTAAAGCCAGTAATGTACTTCTTGACAAAGAGTATAACCCAAAGATTGGAGATTTTGGGCTGGCTAAACTCTTTCCAGATGATATCACTCATATTAGCACGAGAATAGCTGGAACAACGTAATCCTTGGACTTCCAATTGATggctattcttttctttcttttttggcaTTCTTCTTGTTTGTCATTTTGGTATTGGCAGTTTTGTTATAAatcaaaccaaaaaaaaaaaaaaaaaagagaagtccaacttccatttttcttcttccccttGCAGTGGTTATTTGGCACCAGAATATGCTATGGGAGGTCCATTAACCATGAAGGCTGATGTGTACAGTTTTGGGATCCTCATCCTTGAAATAATTAGTGGCAGAAGCAGTTCAAAGCCCAGCTGTGGAGGAATGGAGAAGCTCCTCCTAGAATGGGTGCactaattttccttttctctaaGTTTGATTGTGCTGTTTATGGATTCCTTTTATATGTTCACTCatcattcaataattttagTGGATTCCCTGCTTTGGATGATGGATGTTCATGATCAGAATTTTACATTTCTGCTCTGAAATCAACATGCTTTTCCGTAGTTGAAGAGGTTTTATACGTTTATACAAATTCTCACTTTCACGAGAACGAGTTTGTGCTGTCTAACAATCATTCTCTGCTTAATAGGCATGGGAACTTTATGAGGGCGGCAAACTTTTGGAGCTGGTGGATCCGCAACTAGGAGAATTTCCAGAGGAAGAAGTCATTAGGCACATGAAAGTTGCCTTATTCTGTACCCAGGAAGTAGGAAGCCGGAGGCCACTCATGAGCCAGGTTGTTGAAATGCTCTCGAAGAACATCCGGCTTAATGAGAAGCTCCTTTCAGCACCAGGTTTCTTTCGAGATTTATCTGGCCTTAGTGGGGGACCATCAGTAACAAAAAAGTCATCTACTGATTCTACTGGCCTTCATACAAGCTCCATTCCGGGAACAATCACTGAGTTGGCACCTAGATgaagaatattattttgtagGTATTGACACCCAGCATTTGCGAGCACCCTCGACAGGAATACGGGAAGAATTAGTTACTAGGAAAATTCGAGTATGTAATTACGCATTCTGTAAGGTATGATATCTCCcattaaatacataattttttccattttatttttaggaaaAGTGAGAAGAGTTTATACCcatttttttttggtaaagATGATGGAAGGCAATTATCGTTTATACCCAGTTTTTCACTGGTCATGATTTCAAGAGCAACTCATGTTTTTTCAGTAGTACTtattatttctcatttttatcgAGTTAGGAGGATGAAATTTGAATGTTTATACATAATTCTGATccaaaaaattcttttttgtcCCTTTAATCTGAAGAAATTGTTATGCTCACTTTgaaattcttaatttgacaggaagaagaagagagagagtaGGAAATAAAGAGTCGGAGTTTGCAAAGTGATTGAGTTGATTTGTCTGAAATTGGGACGAATTATAGAACCAAACTCAAAATCTAACACTGTTTAGTTGTTCTGTTAATAGAAGGGATTAGATTATAAGTTTTGAAAACTTTTTGACCATTTGTTTGCATCTGTAAATAGTTTAGGGGCAAATACACCTTTTCTTCAAGGAATTAATAGACCTCAAATAAAATGAGTCCATTGTCACGCGCTAATGGTTCTATTTGTCTCAAGTAGAGATACAATAAATGTTTctcaagttaaaataaatattttatttaatttaataataactcatttatcacttaagattttaataagaaaaggcttaaaaataattacagtAATTAATATCGATTTGTCcaatgaaaattttatgaatttttcactaaattttagttattttttttatgtaaatttatataaatttttatattatgccACTATAGAGATACATATATTGTATCTCTACTAAAGACAAATAGCATTTTTCTATTGAAAAATGGGTTAAAATGATACTTAAGACAAATAGCATTTTCCTATTGAAAAATAGGTTAAAATGAGCCGAACATTGAAGGCGAGGGATTTATTTGGAAGAAAAGGTTATTTTGACAAATCTGGTCTTATGGCTCAAGTTCAAGGGCCAAACTGACCCTCCTTCGTTTCtattatgatttttcttaGTGTTCAAGATGAATTGATGACGATGGCAGCCATGCCGCCGGTGGAGAGTAAATTGTATTGGCTGTCCCTTAACTTTAGGtctagtattaaaaaaaattctaattttaatttgtattactatattttttaaattttaattaaaatattataaactgTTCAATTCCGTTAAACTGATCGACAGAAAGTTGATTCtagtaacaaaaaaaaaaagaaatct comes from Ricinus communis isolate WT05 ecotype wild-type chromosome 5, ASM1957865v1, whole genome shotgun sequence and encodes:
- the LOC8279475 gene encoding putative serine/threonine-protein kinase; translated protein: MRCSCFGSKGSAARPNLDADEELLRDINHFSYNQLRSATNNFHLTNKIGRGGFGIVYKGTLKDGRQIAVKTLSAQSKQGMREFLNEINTLSRVRHPNLVELIGCCVLGANRILVYEYVENNSLERALLGSQNTNTTLDWGKRSAICFGIAKGLAFLHEELVPHIVHRDIKASNVLLDKEYNPKIGDFGLAKLFPDDITHISTRIAGTTGYLAPEYAMGGPLTMKADVYSFGILILEIISGRSSSKPSCGGMEKLLLEWAWELYEGGKLLELVDPQLGEFPEEEVIRHMKVALFCTQEVGSRRPLMSQVVEMLSKNIRLNEKLLSAPGFFRDLSGLSGGPSVTKKSSTDSTGLHTSSIPGTITELAPR